A single genomic interval of Salvia miltiorrhiza cultivar Shanhuang (shh) unplaced genomic scaffold, IMPLAD_Smil_shh original_scaffold_266, whole genome shotgun sequence harbors:
- the LOC131003752 gene encoding transcription factor bHLH36-like: protein MSCFSEMILEQDLTISNEAVLESPQLVTKKRRRTSKSGPKQNEENKVSDELRKTTHREIERQRRQEMSTLYASLRELLPLEYIKGKRSVSDHMHEAASYIKDMEKKIEELQLRRDELKNASASNTTFDLPNFVTVNCCCDGLEILINCGVKEGYGFSLSRVIVELTHSGLDVVTCISNKVNGRFLYKIHTQVNALAYINLAELQQRLAYEIN from the exons ATGAGCTGCTTTTCCGAAAtgattcttgaacaagattTGACGATATCGAATGAGGCTGTTTTGGAAAGCCCTCAACTTGTAACGAAAAAGAGGCGAAGAACATCAAAATCAGGTCCCAAACAAAACGAAGAAAACAAAGTAAGCGATGAGCTGAGGAAAACTACGCATAGAGAAATTGAGAGGCAAAGAAGGCAAGAAATGTCTACTCTTTACGCCTCACTTCGAGAACTTCTCCCTCTTGAATACATCAAG GGGAAACGGTCGGTCTCTGATCACATGCACGAGGCCGCAAGTTACATAAAGGATATGGAGAAGAAGATAGAGGAATTGCAGTTGCGGAGAGATGAGCTGAAAAATGCATCGGCTTCAAATACTACTTTTGATCTGCCAAATTTTGTAACGGTGAATTGTTGTTGTGATGGGCTTGAGATTTTGATCAACTGTGGTGTCAAAGAGGGTTATGGATTTTCCCTATCAAGAGTGATTGTGGAATTGACTCACAGCGGACTCGATGTAGTCACCTGCATTTCAAACAAAGTGAACGGCAGATTCTTGTACAAAATCCATACTCAG GTAAATGCTTTGGCATATATTAATCTGGCTGAGCTGCAGCAGAGGCTCGCGTATGAGATCAATTAA